The genomic stretch GATATATACGGAAACAGGACACCACTTTTTCCTTGGAGATTGTTTGTATTTTAAGAATCCTGAATTTGATCCGCAAAAGGCGCAATGGAGAGGCGAAAATGTGATACTACTGGGGGAAGATAAATATTTTGCCCATGGTCTTGGAATCTTAAACGGAAAGCAAATTATTGATAAGCTGAATTCTTTTAGGAAAAAAGGAGCCTTACAGTCAGCCTACCTTCTGTCTCAGGCGACCAGACTGGATGTTCCGTCTCTTTTCCGCATCGTCCGCTAAAAAGCCCCATCGCCTATTTTCCGGACGATGGGGTTTCAAATGCCTTTCGTTTTCGATAGAAGGGGGCTGTGCCAAAATATTGGTTCGCAGCCCACTCCATTTTTTCAAGGTCATTTCTTGTCACGATTGGATCCTGGCTGCTCCATTTGATAAAGCGGACAAAATAGTAGCCTTTGATAGGAACCATTGTAACTTTTGAGTGAGGCCAGCCTTCAAATACAAACTCAATTTTCCCTCTTTTTTTATAAGAATATTGAAGAATGTTCATATCTGTCACCTCAGTTTATCAAGTTACGTTCGGCAAAGCTCGGTACGTTTACATCCATTGATTAACTATCCCTCATGCAGGCTTTCCGGAAAACAAAGGGTGAGGCGCGTGTCTCTTTCCCTCGCTTTTTATTTCGCATATGGACGAATGCCAAGCACGCCTTCATTCGATAAAGCCGCAGCGTGGGCGGGTGTGACAAGCCCTCCGGCTATCGGCGCTTGTTCAGCGATCATGCTTTTGTCATAAAAAACAGCCTATTATCCCATCATTTTGATATAGCATGTCCGGGTGCGAGGCCCGTCAAATTCGCAGAAATAAATGCCCTGCCACGTTCCAAGAATAAGCCGGCCGTTTTCCACAATGACATGCTGTGAAGCTCCGACCGTACTCGACTTCATGTGTGCAGCTGTATTGCCCTCCATATGGCGGTCCAGCTCATGTTCCCACGGATATACCTCATCAAACCTTCTGAGCATATCTTTTTTGACGTCCGGATCGGCATTTTCATTAATTGTAATGCCCGCAGTCGTATGCGGACAGTAAATCAGCGCTGCGCCGCTCGTTATACCTGTTTCTTGAAGAAACGCTTCCACCTCCCGGGTGATATCTATCATTTCATCTCGTTTGGTTGTTTTGATTTGCAGTGTTTTCAGCATTTGTTTCTCCTTTCGTTTGTCCGCTCTCATCGCTTAATTCGTTCTGTGTTCTTTTTTTTCCTGTTAAACCGCTCTCATAAACCCGATAAAACAAAAAAACTCCAGTCTAAGGCTGGAGTTTAGCACCATAGATATATTCTTGCTTCATACGGCTTTAAGAGTACTGATGTCATATGCTTGTGCGGCTCTGTTTCAATATTTGACAAGACGAGTGCATCTGATGACAATGGCAATCCAGAGTGCCTGAACAACGCCGGTGTTCCTGTCAGATTGGCCGCAATCAGTGCAGTATGGCTC from Bacillus subtilis subsp. subtilis str. 168 encodes the following:
- the yuzH gene encoding hypothetical protein (Evidence 4: Unknown function but conserved in other organisms) is translated as MNILQYSYKKRGKIEFVFEGWPHSKVTMVPIKGYYFVRFIKWSSQDPIVTRNDLEKMEWAANQYFGTAPFYRKRKAFETPSSGK
- a CDS encoding hypothetical protein (Evidence 5: Unknown function), producing MFYRVYESGLTGKKRTQNELSDESGQTKGETNAENTANQNNQTR
- the yugU gene encoding hypothetical protein (Evidence 4: Unknown function but conserved in other organisms), producing the protein MLKTLQIKTTKRDEMIDITREVEAFLQETGITSGAALIYCPHTTAGITINENADPDVKKDMLRRFDEVYPWEHELDRHMEGNTAAHMKSSTVGASQHVIVENGRLILGTWQGIYFCEFDGPRTRTCYIKMMG